A stretch of DNA from Juglans microcarpa x Juglans regia isolate MS1-56 chromosome 5D, Jm3101_v1.0, whole genome shotgun sequence:
GGATGAAGAGGTTAAAGCTCTTCGTGATAACTGCACTTGGGATCTTGTTCCTCGGCCTCCCAAAACGAACATTGTGGGTTCTAAATGGGTCTTTCGCACCAAGTATCTATCTGACGGCTCTGTTGACCGCCTTAAGGCCCGTCTTGTTGCCAAAGGCTACACTCAGCTTCCTGGACTTGATTACACCGATACCTTTAGTCCAGTGGTCAAAGCCTCAACTGTCCGTGTTGTGCTCTCTTTGGCTGTCACTTATGGTTGGCCTCTTCgccaacttgatgttaaaaatgCTTTTCTCAATGGCATCTTGCAGGAACAtgtttatatggagcaacctcCTGGCTATGTTGATCCCCGCTTCCCTCATCATGTATGCAAACTCAAGAAGGCCCTTTACGGTCTCAAGCAAGCTCCGTGTGCTTGGTTTCAGCGTTTTAGCTCATTTCTTTTGCAGCTTGGGTTCACTTGTAGTCGTGCGGATACATCCTTATCCATTCTTCATCGCCAGCAGCACATCATTTATCTCTTActgtatgttgatgacattattCTCACTGGCAATAATGTGTCTTTTCTCAACCACTTCATTCAGCAGCTTCACTCCGAATTTGCCACCAAGGATTTGGGTTCCCTTAGCTATTTTTTGGGTCTCGAAGCCACTTCCACCTCTACAGGTCTTTTTCTCAGCCAGACCAAGTATGCACGCGATGTCCTTGCGCGCGCTCAGCTTCTTGATTGCAAACCTGTCACAACTCCTATGGTTGTTGCCCAGCACCTCTCCTCCAATGGTTCTCCATTTGAGGACGTTACTCTCTATCGCTCTCTTGGTGGTGCACTGCAATATCTGACTATTACTCGCCCTGACCTTGCCCACTCGGTCAATTCTGTCAGCCAATATTTGCATACTCCTACTAATGAACATTTTCAGGCTGTAAAGCGCATCCTTCGTTACGTCAAAGGCACTCTTCACTTTGGTTTATCATTCACTGCCTCCTCCTCTGCTAGTATTACTGCCTattctgatgctgattgggccggTTGTCCTGACACTCGACGCTCTACTTCAGGCTACTCTATCTACTTGGGTGACAATCTTGTCTCTTGGAGTGACAAAAAGCAACCCATCGTGTCCCGCTCCAGTTGTGAATCTGAATACCGTGCCTTGGCTTCCACTGCTGCTGAAGTTCTATGGTTAGACCATCTTCTTCGTGACCTGCGTGTTTCCACTCCAGCTCGTCCGCTTCTTCTCTGTGACAACAAGAGTGCCATCTTCTTAAGCTCCAATCCCGTCTCTCACAAGCGCTCTAAGCACATTGATCTGGACTATCACTTTCTTCGAAAACTGGTGGTCGCTGGTCGAATCCGCACTCAACATATTCCTACCACACTTCAAGTTGCTGATGTCTTTACAAAGAGTGTCTCACGACCTCTCTTCACGTTCTTTCGATCCAAGCTACGTGTGTGCTCTAATCCCACGCTTAGCTTGCGGGGGGTGTTAAGGATTCCTCAGAATCCTCTCCTGATTCTTAGACATCATTCCTTCTTTGTAATAGTTGACCCTTAATTGTTGGTTTGTAACGTTGTAATCTTTCATTATTCTTTCCTTACTTGTATAGCTACACTTGTATATTTATAATACATTCGAACTCCACCAAAACTGTGGTGGTTTTACAAACATTGTCACGCTTGACAGGTCACTCGAGTGAGTATAGAATAGAGAGTTCGTTTGAGACGCGCTTGAGAGAATAATgcagaaaagtaaaaattaagattttcgTCGTGTGAcactataaatatgtacttaataAACAGTTTAGTAGGTTCTGAGTGTTATTGAGAGTGAGATTTcgatctaaaatatattttgtaattccTCAGTATAATAAAATCCTTTGCAGCTCTATAAATATAGACACATTGTCGAACCACATTAATTCGGTGTCATATAATTGATTTTCTTTGTGTTTATTTTGCTTTGTTTCTAATCGTTTTTCACACCACTGAAATTCCGAAGTCCGAGAATCTAAGGGGGGAATTAGAAAACTTTTTCTGGTTAAATTTCCTCTTCCTCACCTCCAGCCTCCGCTCCACTAACTTCTGCAGTGCTCGACCAACTCTGTTACGACTTTGAAACATATGTGGAGCACTGAATCTTTCATGTAATCATTGAAGATATTGCAGCACTTGCAGGCATTAGTGTTTAAGAAAAAGGTAGATAGTCTCATACGGCCTCTAGTTTCGTGATTCTGCGACTGGAGCAGGTTAGTCAAAGGTGGCTATGAAGAACAATGAATTATCTGTCAAAGATAGATGACCCAGAAAGGATCTAACGTTCACACTTTGAATAAAAGTATAGTTATTAAGTTTATCCTGACATGTGAGCTATGGATTTCTTTTCCATCTTTAGtacaagaatttgaaaaaaatctcaAGACCCGTTGTCATCTTCTGACTAAAAAATCTTGGTGCATTCCTCTGTTCTGGTTCCAAAATCCATGAAACAACTCAAAAAACgtatttttgaatgaaaatctTATTGTTACAGTTATCCATTGGAACCAATATCACATCCTAGATCTGATGAAAAGGAGGAATTTTGAACGATATTCTggaaataagtaaatttattttgaatatattatctgcttctttaatttttcagtagtcttatatgaataaaagaaacaaCCTTGTTCTTTCAGTAATCTGATCTCTAATGGAATTGCCAATAGGATCCCAACCCAGATGAAGTTCCAACCATCTGACAGAGGAAAATGAACGAACTGATTTTGTAGGATTTCCAAGGAATTATCTGACATCTTCCACCGGCGGAAGTTTGGTTTTAAGTGCATTGGATTCCATGTGTAATTAGCAGTTTATGGTCAGCAGTTGCAAGAGAGggtataagaaattgaaatacTTTCTCAGCAAACCAATAAAAGAAACTCCATCTGCATTGCATGCTATAATTTGCAAGTGAGAAACAAATCCTGCAGATTCTAGCTAGGATATATTGCAATTCAAGTTTACAATAACTAGTTGAAAGTAATTTTACTACAAATTTCACAACATTCaataatcatttcacatgtACAATTGAGCAATACAAGCCATCCATGCAGGCCAAGCTTTATTTGCCAATACCTTTATATGTCTTAGAAATACgagagattattatttttttcctcgtATATATTCAGCACCATCTTATCAACATATAGTCATCATAACAAAGTCATTACTCATCAATGGCATCCACCAGCAGCGAAACCAATTCTGGACCTGGTGACATCGTAGGCTACCTTAAACGTCTGCTGTTGATGATTCCCAATAATGGCAATTTGGGAACTACCTGCAAAGGCCAGGCATGCAATGCCTTTGTCAGCTTCTATGAGGATATTGGAAGGTTTAAGTGTGAGGTCAGCTCCTCCTTGGAATATGAATTGAATTTGGGGCACCGAAGACAAGCTTTTGAGACTCCCCTTGAAACAAGTATCCAATATGGAATACGCTGGCGCTTGCGCGTACCTTTTGGACATGATACTTACAAAGGCTTGCTGCAGTGCAGTATATACGGCTGTGGGCAGGCGCGTTATGACAGTTCCAGAATCTATAATGGTAGAAACCCTGTATTGGAAAGCACCAACTCTCAGCGGCACACCTGCAACAGTTATGGCTGCCAACCTCAGGAAGTATAAACTTGGGTTTTTAGAATCCGTCAACATGGGAGTGAACTTGTACGGCGGAGATGCTGCCAAAGAAGATTCTCCAAGGGACAAGAAACCCACTCCGGTAGATGCAGTAAAAGCTTCAGGGAGACAGTAGGAGAAGGCATAGCCGTATTTTGAAGACAGTTGACCCAACAAGGAGAGCCGGTCACGGGCTAAGCCCACTATACCATCTGTTCTTCCGAACAATCCCTGGTTGTCTTGTCCACAACCATAAACGAAAAGGGGCAGTGTCTGAGATGGAGCAAAGGTAAGCAAGTCTTGACTCAAATAACCTATCGAATAGGAACTATCGCCGTAGCTTGCCGTGTAGATACAAGTATTAGAAGAAGCAGAACAGAAGGGTTTGTTGAGGGTAGCTTCCGTGAGCAAAGAGCACTGGGAGGTGCCGCATGTGAGCTTTTTGTAAGTCTTGGATTGTGAGGGATCAAAGAGGGGGTCTACCTGATTATGGCAGTAAACAGAACAGGGCTGGCACTGGAGCCAGGAGAAGGAGCTGCCCGTGTCGAGAAGCAAGGTGTAGTATTTGGCTGGGGTGCCGAGGCCTATTTTCAGTAAGTAATTGCCTGAACCGATCGACAGGCCTGCCTTCAAAGGGATGTTGATGGATTTTTGTCCTGCTGGATCTTCCTTGGAGGACGAGGCAGAAGTCGTGCCTCCTGCGTCCTTGCTTACAACTAGTCTGGATTGGAGAGCCATGACACGTTCCTCATCGCGCGAGAGTAAGTCAGAGAGGGATAAAGGATGTGTAGCGTTGAAAGAAGAGTTGCCATGTCCTCGAGCATGATGAATTTCAAGCCGAACGGCCGGCTGCTTGTGGCGCAGCTCAGTTTCtgcataatttttataaacgAGACTTTTAAACTGCATGGAATTCTATCATTTACGCTACAAACATACATATAGATCTTCATTTCCCGCATGTATATGccccacagagagagagagagagagagagaattactTAGAACAACAACTTCGagatattattttaacttaatttacaCAATGAATTACGTTGTGGTTTATGCAAATAAATCACAAATATTCAGTTTTCCATGGACCGGTGAAAGCCTGAGATTTACAAATACACAGAAGCCCGAAAAACAGCAAGAAAACAGCCTGAACAATGATAAACAGAGAATAAAAGGAAACCCCTTCTTTTGTAGAATTGCCTGACATAAAAAGAGAGACGTATATATACATGCCTTGATGAAGCTCCGCAAGAACTGAAGGTGGTGTTGCTAAAAGAAGATACAAAACCAGAAACCAAATTGGCCTCATACCTTATAGTACCACAGCAAGTACTctgtataaattttatgcaagCAGTTCTCTATCGAAAACCAAAGCTCATACGAGATAAAGCAAAAGCTTTGGCCTGATAATGTGTTGCAACTCCAACTTAAAAAtagatattgatgataggtATTGGgagtttttgtaattataaCTTAGATGAGGGCCCTTGTCATTTGATAAGATAAGTTGGGTGATTAGCTTTTCAGGTAGATCCACTCAGATCACCATTAGTTGGAATTTCCACTTGTAAACACTCCATTCATGCAATTCCTAATTACTTCTTAACATTCACCATGACCATGCCTCATCACAATTTCAAGCTGATTCGAGAGATAGAGCACCATGGCCATCAATTTTTCAACAGCTTAATCATTAATGGTGCACTCCAATTAGCTCAAAAGCACATTCAAACCTATCAAGATCATCTTCATCACTAGTTTGTAGAAAGATACAGCGCGCTAAAAGTGGGGTGGGATTAGGAGTAACAAAGTTCTACTTATTGAAATATAAACGGCTTGGAAAGTGATGGCCTAACACGAGGCCGAGGAAGTAATGAAAACAATGCCTGCCTAAGAAGTAGGCCAGTTAATTTGTAAGGGAGTGGAATCATCACCTAACCTGTCGATTAAAGGGACCCAACCCATCACATGATGTCTGGGGATTCCGAAAGATCCTCTCCAACCACAATTGAATGGGGCCAAGATGACATGCACAAGGAACATACAGCTAGGGCGGCTAATGCATTCGCATTGATTGATCATGTACCATAGAAAGGATACTTCTTGTACATATACACGATGCGTTGGTAGGGAGTTTTCATTTTGAGTGGATGGCTGTCTTGTTTTCCAAAGATGGCCCACAACAAAAGTTCCTCCAATAATCCTCCACTTAGTTCTGCGGTCAACGTCCTACACCGTTATCAATTGGGTCCACAGTAATGGATACAGAACTAACTAATCAATTTCCCAAGCTAGGAGTGGTTGAATTTTGTGAAAGAATGCAATTATCACGTCGCTCTGTTCATATtaacattctttttctttttgacttaatttttataaaatttattttatttttaattaaattacattattacgttatttgattgaattttttttcttaattaagtaataatatcATGTTCTGATATttctaattcaaattcaaagagtaaaaaaaaataaaataaagtgacTGAATAGTAACGGATGTTAAAAGGTATCATTATCCGTATGCAAAATAGCCAAATAGACACGATGAAATGTCCTTATTTCTATCATCCTATGGGtgtgcaagaaaaaaaataatttttt
This window harbors:
- the LOC121265018 gene encoding aspartyl protease family protein At5g10770-like isoform X1, translating into MRPIWFLVLYLLLATPPSVLAELHQETELRHKQPAVRLEIHHARGHGNSSFNATHPLSLSDLLSRDEERVMALQSRLVVSKDAGGTTSASSSKEDPAGQKSINIPLKAGLSIGSGNYLLKIGLGTPAKYYTLLLDTGSSFSWLQCQPCSVYCHNQVDPLFDPSQSKTYKKLTCGTSQCSLLTEATLNKPFCSASSNTCIYTASYGDSSYSIGYLSQDLLTFAPSQTLPLFVYGCGQDNQGLFGRTDGIVGLARDRLSLLGQLSSKYGYAFSYCLPEAFTASTGVGFLSLGESSLAASPPYKFTPMLTDSKNPSLYFLRLAAITVAGVPLRVGAFQYRVSTIIDSGTVITRLPTAVYTALQQAFVSIMSKRYAQAPAYSILDTCFKGSLKSLSSVPQIQFIFQGGADLTLKPSNILIEADKGIACLAFAGSSQIAIIGNHQQQTFKVAYDVTRSRIGFAAGGCH
- the LOC121265018 gene encoding aspartyl protease family protein At5g10770-like isoform X2, whose translation is MALQSRLVVSKDAGGTTSASSSKEDPAGQKSINIPLKAGLSIGSGNYLLKIGLGTPAKYYTLLLDTGSSFSWLQCQPCSVYCHNQVDPLFDPSQSKTYKKLTCGTSQCSLLTEATLNKPFCSASSNTCIYTASYGDSSYSIGYLSQDLLTFAPSQTLPLFVYGCGQDNQGLFGRTDGIVGLARDRLSLLGQLSSKYGYAFSYCLPEAFTASTGVGFLSLGESSLAASPPYKFTPMLTDSKNPSLYFLRLAAITVAGVPLRVGAFQYRVSTIIDSGTVITRLPTAVYTALQQAFVSIMSKRYAQAPAYSILDTCFKGSLKSLSSVPQIQFIFQGGADLTLKPSNILIEADKGIACLAFAGSSQIAIIGNHQQQTFKVAYDVTRSRIGFAAGGCH